A window from Thermodesulfobacteriota bacterium encodes these proteins:
- a CDS encoding Coenzyme F420 hydrogenase/dehydrogenase, beta subunit C-terminal domain, with protein MSNEELTRDEKLVRAVQERYHHMLEEGVDPYEWAYAWRSEINRGGFKAVDFLMREIVDTGKCVGCAACVTICPTDVFDYKDEHPVDTRNDACVFCELCADVCPVLRPLDKDLNALLGFKKPIIDEGFGPYNYAVIARAKDQEFLKRGQDGGVTSALLVHALNKGTIKGVVLGDVLPENPQVGVQKLATTPEEIAACSGSRYTYSPNTVALTEAMRKDIRPIAVVGVPCQVDGIRQQQYSSIRLEVAKWYQKNVTLVIGLFCSESFTHEHIKFIAETLGVEPKDIVNVNVKGKVIINLRDGREIIMKLKDFHQFARPACLYCLDYSAEHADIGVGGIGLDGWTFVAVRTEAGHNAFQAAVDDGLFEIVPVETEPRAKELLIKLCDIKRNKPLPALMPTLQERIEMGNTNPKTLYKDYNPTNGGKAPK; from the coding sequence ATGAGCAATGAAGAATTAACCCGGGACGAGAAGCTTGTACGCGCCGTTCAGGAGAGATACCACCATATGCTGGAAGAGGGTGTTGACCCCTATGAATGGGCATACGCCTGGAGATCGGAAATCAACCGCGGAGGCTTCAAAGCGGTCGATTTCTTAATGCGCGAGATAGTGGACACCGGCAAATGCGTCGGGTGTGCGGCATGCGTGACCATCTGTCCGACTGACGTCTTCGACTACAAAGACGAGCACCCGGTTGATACGAGAAACGACGCCTGTGTATTCTGCGAGCTTTGCGCGGACGTCTGTCCCGTGCTCCGTCCACTCGACAAAGACCTCAATGCGCTCCTGGGATTTAAGAAACCGATAATCGATGAAGGCTTCGGGCCTTACAATTACGCAGTTATAGCGAGGGCGAAAGACCAGGAGTTCCTGAAGCGCGGACAGGACGGAGGCGTGACGAGCGCTCTCCTCGTACACGCGCTCAATAAAGGGACCATTAAAGGAGTAGTGCTCGGGGACGTACTGCCCGAGAACCCTCAGGTCGGCGTACAAAAGCTCGCGACCACGCCGGAAGAGATCGCCGCCTGCAGCGGCTCGCGTTATACCTATTCGCCAAATACGGTCGCACTTACGGAGGCAATGAGAAAGGATATACGCCCGATCGCAGTAGTGGGCGTTCCATGCCAGGTCGACGGAATCAGGCAGCAGCAGTACAGCAGCATACGTCTCGAAGTGGCGAAATGGTATCAGAAGAACGTGACACTTGTTATCGGTCTCTTCTGCTCGGAAAGCTTCACTCACGAACACATAAAATTCATAGCAGAAACCCTGGGCGTCGAGCCTAAGGACATTGTGAACGTGAACGTAAAGGGAAAGGTGATAATCAACCTCAGGGACGGCCGCGAAATCATAATGAAGCTTAAGGACTTTCACCAGTTCGCGAGGCCCGCGTGCCTCTACTGCCTCGATTACTCGGCCGAGCACGCAGATATCGGGGTCGGGGGAATAGGCCTCGACGGTTGGACGTTCGTTGCCGTGAGGACCGAGGCAGGACACAACGCGTTTCAGGCGGCGGTCGACGACGGGCTTTTCGAGATAGTGCCTGTAGAGACCGAGCCGCGCGCAAAGGAGCTCCTGATAAAGCTCTGCGACATCAAGAGGAACAAGCCGCTCCCGGCGCTCATGCCCACGCTGCAGGAGCGGATAGAGATGGGAAACACCAATCCGAAGACACTCTACAAGGACTACAACCCCACGAACGGAGGAAAAGCGCCTAAATGA
- the aspS gene encoding aspartate--tRNA ligase, whose protein sequence is MLEHMGDWKRTDYCGTLRSQDVGRSVVLMGWVQSNRDHGGVIFVDLRDREGIVQIVFNPQTNREIHEKASALRDEWVIAVTGKVKNRSKETVNPNLPTGEIEVLADGLRILNTSKPLPFLIENDIRVDELLRLKHRYLDLRRPHMKDNIVTRHKAVSATRNYLNGQGFIEVETPYLTRSTPEGARDFLVPSRLNPGEFYALPQSPQLLKQTLMISGLDRYYQIVRCFRDEDLRADRQPEFTQIDLEMSYADENDIMAVVEGILSAIFREAKGIDIPVPFKRMKHEEAMRRYGSDKPDTRFGLELEDLTDIFRESGFQVFSGAIKKGGIVKALNLPGKAGELSRKEIDDLGETAKSLGAKGLAWIRVSGEEWQSPIIKFMSDKEKDDLRKKLALRDGDIVFFAADTPYIVNMVLSHLRLELGERLGMIDHGRFDFLWVEDFPLLDYDHTEKRYVAMHHPFTSPKEEDLHLLDSEKGEVRSRAYDVVLNGVEIGGGSIRIFQKDIQEKLFRTIGLTTEQAREKFGFLLDALEFGAPPHGGIALGLDRIVMLIAGAGSIRDVIAFPKTQKGVCPLTEAPSPVEPGQLLELGLRLNVKEKDK, encoded by the coding sequence ATGCTCGAACATATGGGAGACTGGAAGAGGACGGATTACTGCGGGACATTGAGGTCGCAAGACGTAGGTCGGAGCGTCGTGCTCATGGGCTGGGTGCAGTCGAACAGGGACCACGGGGGTGTCATATTCGTCGATCTCAGGGACAGGGAAGGAATAGTACAGATCGTATTCAACCCGCAGACGAACAGGGAAATCCACGAAAAGGCCTCGGCTCTCCGGGACGAATGGGTGATCGCAGTCACGGGAAAGGTGAAGAACCGCTCGAAGGAGACCGTAAACCCGAACCTGCCCACAGGCGAGATAGAGGTATTAGCGGACGGGCTCAGGATACTCAATACGTCTAAGCCGCTCCCTTTCCTCATTGAAAACGACATCAGGGTGGACGAGCTGCTGAGGTTGAAGCACAGGTATCTCGACCTGAGACGCCCGCATATGAAGGATAATATAGTCACGCGGCACAAAGCGGTCTCGGCTACGAGGAATTACCTGAACGGGCAGGGGTTCATAGAGGTGGAGACGCCTTATTTGACGAGATCGACGCCCGAGGGAGCGAGGGACTTCCTCGTACCGAGCAGGCTCAACCCCGGGGAATTCTATGCCCTTCCGCAGTCCCCGCAGCTCCTCAAGCAGACCCTCATGATCTCAGGGCTCGACAGGTATTACCAGATAGTGCGCTGTTTCAGGGACGAAGACCTGAGAGCCGACCGTCAGCCGGAGTTCACACAGATAGACCTCGAAATGTCGTACGCAGACGAGAACGACATCATGGCGGTCGTCGAGGGCATACTCAGCGCGATATTCAGAGAAGCAAAAGGGATAGACATACCGGTGCCTTTTAAAAGGATGAAGCACGAGGAAGCGATGCGGAGGTACGGCTCCGACAAGCCGGATACGAGATTCGGTCTCGAACTCGAAGACCTGACCGATATATTCAGGGAATCCGGGTTCCAGGTGTTCAGCGGGGCCATAAAAAAGGGCGGTATAGTCAAGGCCCTTAACCTGCCGGGAAAAGCCGGCGAGCTTTCGAGGAAGGAGATAGACGACTTAGGTGAGACTGCGAAATCGCTCGGCGCCAAGGGTCTCGCATGGATACGCGTTTCGGGAGAGGAATGGCAGTCCCCGATCATCAAATTCATGAGCGACAAGGAAAAGGATGATTTACGGAAGAAGCTCGCTCTCCGGGACGGAGATATCGTATTTTTCGCGGCCGACACGCCGTACATAGTGAACATGGTGTTGTCCCACCTGAGGCTGGAGCTGGGCGAGAGGCTGGGAATGATAGACCACGGGAGGTTCGATTTCCTCTGGGTCGAGGACTTCCCGCTCCTCGATTACGACCACACGGAGAAGCGCTACGTCGCCATGCACCATCCGTTCACGTCTCCGAAGGAGGAAGACCTTCACCTGCTCGATTCGGAGAAAGGGGAGGTAAGGTCGAGGGCGTACGACGTCGTGCTGAACGGCGTCGAGATAGGCGGCGGCAGCATCAGGATCTTCCAGAAGGACATACAGGAAAAGCTGTTCCGCACGATCGGCCTCACCACGGAGCAGGCGAGGGAGAAATTCGGGTTCCTGCTCGACGCGCTCGAATTCGGCGCCCCGCCCCACGGCGGGATCGCCCTGGGATTAGACAGGATAGTCATGCTCATCGCCGGAGCAGGCTCAATAAGGGACGTCATCGCATTCCCAAAAACACAGAAAGGGGTCTGCCCCCTTACGGAGGCCCCGTCCCCAGTCGAGCCGGGACAGCTCCTGGAGCTCGGTCTAAGGCTGAACGTCAAGGAAAAGGACAAATGA
- a CDS encoding glycosyltransferase family 39 protein produces the protein MNSRVHEMSASVFLRNNYLILLIFFLGLGLRLYDLGGESIWFDEAVSVAASKLGFLDQISWNLTSSDNNPPLYYAFLRVWVLLFGDSEFAVRIPSAIFGSLSILLIYAVSSRLFNGKAALLAALILALSVFHIKFSQEARAYSLSALLALLSYYFFLQCSDRGKRSDTTGYVVSSVLLMYTHYYGIFIILSQNIYCGLRYITRSKSGAPEFGKWIMLQAILGILYLPGLYILYRHSTGMEKGFWLSAPTLKVLYDCFVLYSGSAYLLILLTSLSLLAVVNLRGGAISRSYVGGALNPSAGSRAEWNAPYAGSVVLLALWLSIPVGVPFLLSLVTTPIFFYRYTIAGSLAFYMLAAVGTAGTGSRIFVLLVAGLILIFSSVSIFGYYEGVDKPDWRSGIGYIETGARAGDVIVLFPVYETEAAGYYAGRDDLTIMPLTDEFYSAAYAGDKDFWLVLCDRWKDDVGNNKGTIEKSIAKGYRVLDTEEFPYLYIYRLEPKKKE, from the coding sequence ATGAATTCTCGCGTGCACGAGATGTCTGCGTCGGTTTTTCTCAGAAACAACTACTTAATATTATTGATATTTTTTCTCGGCCTTGGCCTCAGGCTTTATGATCTGGGGGGGGAGAGCATATGGTTCGACGAGGCGGTTTCGGTCGCGGCATCGAAGCTCGGGTTCCTCGACCAGATCAGCTGGAACCTGACCTCGAGTGACAACAATCCGCCCCTGTACTACGCGTTTCTCCGCGTCTGGGTTCTACTGTTCGGCGACTCCGAATTTGCAGTCAGGATCCCCTCGGCTATTTTCGGGTCGCTCAGCATACTGCTTATCTATGCTGTCAGCTCCCGGCTGTTTAACGGAAAGGCCGCCTTGCTCGCGGCGCTGATTCTGGCTCTCTCGGTATTTCACATCAAGTTCTCCCAGGAAGCGCGGGCGTACAGCCTCTCCGCGCTTCTCGCGCTGCTTTCGTATTATTTTTTCCTGCAATGCTCGGACCGCGGAAAGCGCTCGGATACAACTGGATATGTCGTGTCGAGCGTGCTTTTGATGTACACACACTACTACGGCATCTTCATCATACTTTCTCAAAACATATACTGTGGGTTGCGGTATATAACGCGAAGCAAATCAGGAGCGCCCGAGTTTGGGAAATGGATCATGCTCCAGGCGATCCTTGGAATCCTGTATCTTCCGGGACTATATATTCTTTATCGCCATTCGACCGGCATGGAGAAGGGGTTTTGGCTCTCCGCTCCGACTCTGAAAGTTTTGTACGACTGTTTCGTGCTGTATTCGGGATCGGCGTATCTCCTGATATTGCTGACCTCGCTATCCCTCCTGGCCGTGGTGAACTTGAGGGGCGGCGCTATCTCCCGGAGTTATGTCGGAGGGGCCCTTAACCCCTCCGCCGGGAGCCGGGCCGAATGGAACGCGCCTTACGCCGGGAGCGTCGTTCTCCTCGCTCTCTGGCTATCCATTCCGGTAGGCGTGCCGTTCCTGTTATCTCTCGTTACGACGCCCATTTTTTTCTACAGATACACGATCGCGGGGTCTCTCGCATTCTACATGCTCGCTGCGGTAGGGACGGCAGGAACGGGCAGCCGGATATTCGTCCTTCTGGTTGCGGGGCTGATCCTGATTTTTTCTTCCGTAAGTATTTTCGGATATTATGAAGGTGTGGACAAGCCCGACTGGAGGTCGGGCATCGGCTACATCGAAACCGGGGCACGGGCGGGTGACGTAATAGTTTTATTTCCCGTGTACGAGACGGAAGCGGCCGGCTATTACGCAGGGCGGGACGATCTGACGATCATGCCCCTCACGGATGAATTTTACTCTGCAGCCTATGCGGGGGATAAAGACTTCTGGCTCGTGCTGTGCGACCGCTGGAAGGACGACGTGGGCAACAATAAGGGGACTATAGAAAAAAGTATCGCCAAGGGATACCGCGTGCTGGATACGGAAGAATTCCCGTACCTTTACATATACCGTCTCGAGCCGAAAAAGAAGGAATAG
- a CDS encoding ATP-binding cassette domain-containing protein translates to MVYVHNITKRYGNLVAVENLSFRLDRGDVLGFLGPNGAGKTTTMRIITGYMPPTKGTVHVEGVDIFDDPLQAKKLIGYLPENPPLYVDMTVAEYLDFVADIKQVKRREKKSRIFYVLEKCGLSDVRKRIIGHLSKGYRQRVGIAQALVNNPSVLILDEPTIGLDPLQIIEIRDLIKSLSGERTVILSTHILPEVTMICSKVVIINEGKMVLEESLNNLSESLRHSRDLLLRVRQNGDWVKEKIMSINGVSGVRSGSSGEFVVTPSDGMEIREDLVRLVVDNDLGLLELRPVVNTLEEIFMKVISSEGN, encoded by the coding sequence ATGGTATATGTACACAACATCACGAAGCGTTACGGCAACCTCGTCGCGGTAGAAAATTTGTCTTTCAGGCTCGATAGAGGGGACGTCCTCGGTTTTCTCGGCCCGAACGGGGCGGGAAAAACGACAACGATGCGCATTATCACGGGTTATATGCCCCCGACGAAGGGCACGGTACACGTTGAAGGCGTGGATATATTCGATGACCCGCTCCAGGCTAAAAAACTGATCGGCTATCTTCCTGAGAACCCTCCTCTCTACGTCGATATGACTGTAGCCGAATACCTCGATTTCGTGGCCGACATCAAGCAGGTGAAAAGGCGAGAGAAAAAGAGCCGGATATTCTATGTGCTGGAGAAGTGCGGTCTCTCCGACGTGAGGAAGCGCATCATAGGCCACCTTTCCAAAGGGTACAGGCAGCGCGTGGGGATAGCGCAGGCGCTCGTGAACAACCCTTCTGTCCTTATCCTGGACGAGCCGACGATCGGACTCGACCCGCTTCAGATTATAGAGATTAGGGACCTTATAAAGAGCCTCTCGGGCGAGCGGACTGTGATATTGAGCACCCACATACTGCCCGAGGTTACGATGATCTGCAGCAAGGTCGTGATTATCAATGAAGGGAAGATGGTGCTCGAGGAATCCCTTAACAACCTCTCCGAGAGTCTGAGGCACTCGAGGGACCTCTTGCTGAGAGTAAGACAGAACGGGGACTGGGTCAAAGAAAAGATTATGTCTATAAACGGCGTGTCGGGAGTGAGGTCGGGGTCCTCGGGCGAATTCGTCGTCACGCCTTCCGACGGCATGGAGATAAGAGAGGATCTCGTAAGGCTTGTCGTGGACAACGATCTCGGACTCCTCGAATTGAGGCCGGTGGTCAACACGCTGGAAGAGATATTCATGAAGGTAATTTCCTCTGAAGGCAACTAG
- the era gene encoding GTPase Era produces MANEIKFRSGFITVIGRPNVGKSTLINAVTGMKIAAVSDKPNTTRNRIVGIKTLPEAQLIFIDTPGIHKARGKLGKAMVHTAMSAIEEADVILMMIEVKDPFGKGDSFIIENLPKPAILIINKIDTVKKGDILRVIDESRRFEGRFLEVIPLSAKNADGIGDLVDTIVKYLPEGPKYFPEDMFTDQPERFLAAELIREKIFHLTREEIPYKTAVVIEEFKDVPEKGLVMISAVIYVERMNHKGIIIGKKGEMLKTIGSLAREDIERVLGAKVFLELWVKVSERWTERENLIKDYGYGI; encoded by the coding sequence ATGGCGAACGAAATCAAGTTCAGGTCGGGCTTCATAACGGTGATCGGGAGGCCCAACGTCGGCAAGTCGACCCTGATCAACGCGGTCACGGGCATGAAGATAGCGGCCGTGTCGGACAAGCCCAACACGACCAGAAACAGGATAGTGGGCATTAAGACTCTCCCCGAAGCGCAGCTCATTTTTATAGATACCCCCGGAATACATAAAGCGAGGGGAAAGCTCGGCAAGGCAATGGTACATACGGCGATGTCGGCGATCGAAGAGGCCGACGTGATTCTGATGATGATCGAGGTAAAAGACCCGTTCGGAAAGGGCGACAGCTTCATCATAGAGAATCTCCCGAAGCCCGCCATTTTGATAATAAACAAGATAGATACTGTAAAAAAGGGCGACATACTCCGGGTCATTGACGAATCGAGGAGATTTGAAGGCAGGTTCCTGGAGGTCATACCCCTCTCGGCTAAAAACGCGGACGGTATCGGCGACCTCGTGGACACGATCGTCAAATACCTGCCGGAAGGGCCTAAATATTTCCCGGAAGATATGTTTACGGACCAGCCCGAAAGGTTTCTTGCAGCCGAGCTCATAAGGGAGAAGATATTCCATTTGACGAGAGAGGAGATACCCTATAAGACAGCCGTCGTGATCGAGGAATTCAAGGACGTCCCAGAGAAGGGGCTTGTGATGATCTCTGCCGTGATATACGTCGAGAGGATGAACCACAAGGGGATCATCATAGGCAAGAAGGGGGAGATGCTGAAGACTATAGGGAGCCTTGCGCGCGAGGATATAGAAAGAGTGCTCGGGGCGAAGGTGTTCCTCGAGCTCTGGGTGAAGGTGAGCGAGAGGTGGACGGAAAGGGAGAACCTCATAAAGGATTACGGGTACGGCATCTGA
- a CDS encoding GldG family protein: MKRRRLIYGTNALISVLSVCGILIILNYIVFRSDIRIDMTEGKLFTVSDHTVGVIGNIDGNVEMLAFFKDVGMDRSEFQDLIKEYTRRSGKIKVRFINPDKEPGIAKKYDIKEYGTIVLIDGEQTIKLRLADHISGGILKNAEEEITNALFKLNRVVHKTVYFLTGHGERDINDELEPEGLGVLKAALRDEGYDVEEFLLLRGDPLPGKDSVLIVSAPKQALSLKEITDIKTYLDKGGKAVFLIEPRSGSELVSILKSYGLVIADDIIIDPSSKLEGGGDIAPIVAEYAHHDITEGFRFATIFPYSRSVGVVEQDGIDSAVIANTGEYSWSESNFELFDQGVAQQEEGDKKGPLGVAAVIENGDKSRIAVFGSVDFVSNIFIDFSGNRDLFLNTVNWVAGDENLISIRPRAAKEGKLTITKKQTNIIFFFTVVLIPALIFFSGIGIWWKRRRL, encoded by the coding sequence ATGAAGCGGAGGAGGCTTATTTACGGCACGAACGCTTTGATCTCCGTATTGAGCGTCTGCGGGATACTCATCATCCTCAACTACATCGTTTTCAGGTCCGATATCAGGATTGACATGACCGAAGGGAAGCTCTTCACCGTTTCCGACCATACTGTCGGAGTGATCGGGAACATTGACGGCAACGTGGAGATGCTTGCGTTCTTCAAGGACGTGGGGATGGACAGGAGCGAGTTCCAGGACCTCATCAAGGAATATACGCGGAGGTCGGGAAAGATAAAAGTCAGATTTATCAATCCGGACAAGGAGCCGGGCATCGCGAAAAAGTACGATATCAAGGAGTACGGTACGATCGTCCTCATCGACGGGGAACAGACGATCAAGCTGAGGCTCGCTGACCATATCTCGGGCGGTATCCTGAAGAATGCGGAAGAGGAGATAACGAACGCCCTATTCAAGCTTAACCGCGTTGTGCACAAGACCGTCTATTTCCTCACGGGGCACGGGGAGCGCGATATAAACGACGAGCTCGAGCCTGAAGGGCTCGGCGTGCTGAAGGCCGCTCTCAGAGACGAAGGCTATGACGTCGAGGAATTTCTCTTGCTGCGAGGCGACCCTCTGCCCGGGAAAGACAGCGTCCTTATCGTGTCCGCTCCTAAGCAGGCGCTCTCCTTAAAGGAAATAACCGATATAAAGACCTATCTCGACAAGGGCGGGAAGGCGGTATTCCTGATAGAGCCGAGGTCCGGTAGCGAGCTAGTTTCAATTTTAAAGAGCTATGGTCTTGTCATAGCCGATGATATCATAATCGATCCAAGCTCCAAGCTGGAAGGGGGAGGAGACATAGCGCCCATAGTGGCCGAATACGCGCACCACGATATTACAGAGGGCTTCAGGTTCGCGACGATATTCCCCTATTCGAGGAGTGTAGGCGTGGTCGAGCAGGACGGCATAGATTCGGCGGTGATCGCGAATACGGGAGAGTACAGCTGGTCGGAATCCAATTTCGAGCTCTTCGACCAGGGTGTCGCGCAGCAGGAGGAGGGGGATAAAAAAGGCCCGCTCGGCGTCGCTGCGGTTATCGAAAACGGGGATAAATCGAGAATAGCGGTCTTCGGGAGCGTGGATTTCGTTTCGAATATTTTTATCGATTTCTCAGGCAACAGGGATCTGTTCCTGAATACCGTCAACTGGGTGGCGGGGGACGAAAACCTCATTTCCATACGGCCGAGAGCCGCTAAAGAGGGGAAGTTAACGATAACGAAGAAGCAGACTAATATAATATTCTTCTTTACGGTGGTATTGATACCCGCTCTTATATTCTTCTCCGGCATAGGCATCTGGTGGAAAAGAAGAAGGTTGTGA
- a CDS encoding ABC transporter permease: MKSLYTIVKRELRSYFASPLAYIILVVFQVISARFFFLYLQGFLQFQFDPSYQLQTGDLNLNNLVVLPYFGTISIVLLLIVPLITMRLIADEKKNYTAELLFTSPLNIRTIVFGKFAASLILLIIMLLLSSINIFVLMVHGNPDFGAVISGYVGLLLLGASFLSVGIFASSLTENQLIAAVISFGVLLVLWLVGALSDAESSVLGYISVINHYEDFSKGLIELKDVVYYLSLIFLGLFLTYTSLDSERWR, from the coding sequence ATGAAGTCGCTTTATACGATCGTAAAAAGGGAATTGAGGTCTTACTTCGCCTCTCCGCTCGCATACATAATCCTGGTCGTCTTTCAGGTGATCTCGGCGAGGTTCTTTTTCCTGTACCTCCAGGGGTTCCTCCAGTTCCAGTTCGATCCCAGCTACCAGCTTCAGACAGGCGACCTCAACCTCAACAACCTGGTCGTGCTCCCTTATTTCGGGACAATAAGCATCGTCCTCCTCCTGATCGTGCCGCTCATAACCATGAGGCTCATCGCGGACGAGAAAAAGAACTACACGGCGGAGCTGCTTTTCACGTCTCCCCTTAATATACGCACCATAGTGTTCGGCAAATTCGCAGCCTCCCTCATTCTTCTTATCATCATGCTCCTCCTGTCATCAATCAATATCTTCGTGCTTATGGTGCACGGGAACCCCGATTTCGGAGCCGTAATTTCCGGGTACGTCGGCTTGCTCCTGCTGGGCGCCTCGTTCCTGTCGGTCGGGATATTCGCTTCGTCTCTCACCGAGAACCAGCTTATAGCGGCCGTAATAAGCTTCGGCGTCCTGCTCGTCCTCTGGCTCGTGGGCGCCCTTTCCGACGCCGAGAGCTCCGTGCTCGGCTACATTTCCGTGATCAACCATTACGAAGATTTCAGCAAGGGCTTGATAGAGCTCAAAGACGTCGTCTATTACCTTTCGCTCATTTTCCTGGGGCTCTTTCTTACCTACACTTCGCTCGATTCGGAGAGGTGGAGATGA
- a CDS encoding DUF4340 domain-containing protein, with the protein MNSYLKRFSGTLIAFVIFAVLLASVLLFDKEKKSEENLEKVFPGLKTEEITSIAFKSAGSEFTLERSGADWIVASGSNEYKADNGAIEDLIQDLSEMEVVKLVSKETDKLEEYGIVESETEFSFHAKGAEFPVIIGDKSPVGSGIYIYDLGEGRVLIVNDQYLWGFLNKTPGDFRERKLLGINKEGITRISVKVGDFSAELAQKDGKWFVTVKGDDRIADQKKVGDILDSFSGLKAEGFEDDEPEDPEKYGLVQPTAEIVFYGEGPEEGVVFGKRKDEASYFVRVSGAAPVYSVSKNYFKILPKNGEDLISR; encoded by the coding sequence TTGAACAGTTATTTAAAAAGATTCTCCGGTACACTAATCGCATTCGTCATTTTCGCGGTCCTTCTTGCGTCCGTACTCCTGTTCGACAAGGAAAAGAAATCGGAGGAAAATCTGGAAAAGGTCTTCCCCGGCTTAAAAACGGAGGAAATAACGTCGATCGCCTTCAAGTCGGCGGGCTCCGAATTCACACTCGAGAGATCGGGCGCGGACTGGATCGTAGCGAGCGGGTCGAACGAGTACAAAGCCGATAATGGCGCTATAGAAGATCTCATCCAGGACCTGAGTGAAATGGAGGTCGTGAAGCTGGTCTCGAAGGAAACTGACAAACTCGAGGAGTACGGGATAGTCGAATCCGAGACTGAGTTTTCGTTTCATGCGAAGGGTGCCGAGTTCCCCGTCATTATCGGGGATAAAAGTCCCGTCGGCTCGGGGATATATATTTACGACCTGGGAGAGGGGAGGGTGCTCATCGTGAACGACCAGTACCTTTGGGGGTTCCTCAACAAGACGCCGGGCGACTTCAGGGAAAGGAAGCTGCTCGGCATTAATAAAGAAGGTATAACGCGGATTTCCGTCAAGGTCGGTGATTTTTCAGCCGAGCTGGCCCAAAAAGACGGGAAGTGGTTCGTGACGGTCAAAGGGGACGATCGCATAGCGGATCAGAAAAAAGTCGGGGATATCCTCGACTCATTCTCCGGGCTCAAGGCCGAGGGGTTCGAGGACGACGAGCCGGAAGATCCCGAGAAATACGGTCTGGTGCAGCCGACTGCCGAGATCGTGTTTTACGGAGAAGGGCCGGAAGAGGGTGTCGTATTCGGGAAAAGAAAAGACGAAGCGAGCTACTTCGTCAGAGTCAGCGGCGCCGCCCCGGTTTATTCGGTTTCAAAAAATTACTTCAAGATACTCCCCAAGAACGGCGAAGACCTCATCAGCAGGTGA